In the Pseudomonadota bacterium genome, GGGTGTGATGGGGCACCAGCTCGGTGGCTGGATTGCCGTGGGTGCTGGCGCGGGCGCCGCCCTCACCGTCACCGACGCGGCCTTCCAGGTCAAGATGGCGGCCGTGAACCGCAACCAGGCCGCCGCTGTAGATGGCACCTTCACCATGGTGCAAGGCATGGGCGTGATGCTCACCGCGATGGGTCTGGGACGCATTCCCGCCCTGGTCGCTGCTGGCGCGGCGGTCGGCAAGATCGCCTACGGCGTCTACACGGCCTCGAAAGAGCAGAAGCGCAAGGACGAGCTCAAGGACCAGATCGCAGCGGAGAAGGAGGCCCAGAAGGCGGCCGGCAATCAGCCTCCTGCCTCCCCCACCGCGCAGCCGCAGGTGCCGGACGTGACCGGCGCGCAGCCGGTGACCTCGGTGCCTTCGTCGACCGAGCCGCCTGCCGCATCGTAGCGCATCGCATCAGGCCGCTCACGCGCCTGTTGCAGAGGGGGCCGAGCGCCAGAAGGCGTCTCGGCCCCTTTTCCATGCGGCTGCGCCGGCTCGACGAAGGGGGGAACGGGGACTTTTGCACCCCTCGGCGAACCCCTACCCTGGCGGCCTGACGCCGCACGACAGTCTTTCTGGAGGCCTTCCTTGAACCGCTCGTCTCGTGCTCTCACGCTGCTTCTCGCGCTGCTCGTCATGATTGCCCATCCGCGCGATACCACCATCGTCATCGGTGACGCCGAGGTGCTGCGCATCCGCGCTGACGCCGGCGGGCGAACCGCTGCTCAGCGCGCCGCGGCGATGCGCCAGCGCATCGTCGACATCTACCAGGCCATCGCGAAGTCGAACACGGCGCTCAAGCCGGACGAGGTCACGCTCGACCTCGCGCCAGGGGCGCCTTCGGTGCGGGTTCGCGGCATGCTCCTGCTCACGGTGACACCGGAAGACGCAAAGCTCAACGGCAACTCCACCATGGAAGAGCTGGCCCGCATCTGGCACGTTCGTCTTCGCGACGCCATGGTGAAGGCGGCGCCACTCCCCGAGACCCTCGAGTACCCGTCACCGGGCGCAAACCCTGACAGCCCGTGATATCGGCATGACGGCGCGACGGTTTGACATCGACGACTGCCACATCCACTTCTTCACCCGCGAGATCATGGCGGCCTGGCAGCGTCGCCGAGAGCAGGCGTCGCCACACCTGCTCCAGGCGGAAGCCCGCAACCACGCGCGACACATGCAGAAGGCCGACAACCTGCAGTGGGAGGCGCCGGACGGGCCGGTTGACGCTGCCGGGCGATGGCTCGAGCACTTCGATCGCGCGGGGGTGCGGCGCGGGTGCTTCATGGCGCCGGAAGCCGAGAACGCCGAGCTGCGGGCGTTCCTGCGGCAGAGCGACCGCTTTCTGGGACTGAGCTGGATCAACGCCTCGCACGCGGACGCGGCTGCGACGCTCGAGCGGGAGCGTGAGGCGGGACTGGTGGGCGTGAAGCTCTATCCGGTCTCAGCCGGCTACCGTGTCAATGATCGCGCGTGCTATCCGTTCTATGAGAGTGCGGCGCGAACCGGCATGTTCGTGATGATCCACTTCGGCATCACCATCGGCTACAACGCCGATCTGGCCTGCGCCAATCCTCTCGACCTGCATCCGGTGGCGCGCGACTTCCCTGACGTGCGCTTCGTGGTGTGCCACTTCGGCGCGGGGTTCATGCGCGAAGCCCTCATGCTGGCCTATCAGCAGGAGAACGTCTTGTTCGACACCTCTGGAAGCAACAGCTGGATGCGCACGCAGGTCGAGAGGCTCACGCTGAAAGACGTGTTCGAGCGCTTCATCGAGCTGGCTGGCGCGGAGCGCGTGCTGTATGGCAGTGATTCGACCAACTTCCCACGGGGGTATCGGAGCAATGTTCTCGAGGAGCAGCTCAGCGTGCTCGAAGCGCTCGACATCACCGATGCCGAGCGCGCCCTCATCCTGGGCGGAAACCTGCGGCGCCTCATCGCCGGCAATCGCGTTCCGGGCGCGCAGGGCGTAGATGTGGAGCCGGTGAGCGCTCCCGCCTCGGCCTCCCTGACGGGGTAGGGAGTCGCTGGGGGGGATGCCGAACCCCCGATTCACGCCCCAATCCATCGTGACGCGCCTGGCGCGTGGAGCCTGCATGGACCCTTTGAACCCAGCCATCGATTGGACGCGCGTCGGTACCGAGTTTCGCTCCGCGCGCCCGTTTCACCATGTCGTCATCGATGATTTCTTCGCGCCTGAGACGGCCCGCGCCCTGGCTGACGAATACCCCGCGTTCGATGCGCCGGTGTGGTGGCGCTACGACAACCCGCTCGAGAACAAGCGGGCGTGCAATGACTGGAACCGTTTCCCGCCCACGACCTATCGCGCGCTCGCCTGGCTCAACAGCGACGTGTTCGTGGCACGCATGTCTGCGGTGTGCGGCGCTCCCCTCTTCGCCGATATCGGGCTCAACGGTGGAGGCTGGCACTGCCACGGGCGCGGGGGAAAGCTCAACGTGCATCTCGACTACTCGCTTCACCCCAAGCTGGCCCTCGAGCGACGCCTCAACCTCATCGTCTATCTCTCGCCGGGCTGGGATGCGGCCTGGGGCGGGGGGCTCGGCTTGTGGGAAGATGACGGCGGCCGTCCGGGGCGCCTCGGGCGACGCGTCGACTGCCTCTTCAACCGCGCGGTTCTGTTCGATACGACCCAGAACTCGTGGCACGGCCTGCCGGAACCCATCGAATGCCCCGAGGGTCGCACCCGGAACAGCCTGGCTGTCTACTACCTCTGTGAACCCCGCCCCGACGCTTCTGAGCGGGGAAAGGCGCTCTACGCGCCCTACGGAGACCAGGTCGATGACCCCAGGGTTCTTGAGCTGATCCGGCTGCGCGCGGATGTCGCCACAGCGCATCGCGTGTGGGTGAGCGATACCTCGCTCGAGACCGGGGTGTCAGCGCCGTGATGATCTCGGTGGTCATCCCTACCTGGAACGCGCGCGAGATCATCCATCTGCCCCTGGCTTCGCTGCGGCGTCAGACGCACGACGACTTCGAGATCATCGTGGTCGATGATGCGTCCACCGACGGCACGGGCGATCATGTTCGTGAGCACTGGCCCGAGGTGCGCCTCGTGCGCCTCGACGTGAACAAGGGGTTCCCTGGTGCGGTGAATGCCGGGATCTTCGCGGCGCGAGGGCATGCCATTGCGCTCTTGAACAACGACGCTGAGGCCGATGAGGGCTGGCTGTCGGCCATGGCGGCGGCCCTTGAGAGCAGCCCGCGCGTGGGCATGGTGGCGTGTCGCATCCGGGTCTACCACCATCGACATCTCCTCGACTCGGCCGGTATCTTCGTGACCTCGTTCGGGTCGTGCGGGAACCTGGGCGCGTTCACGCCGGACGGTCCCCCCTATGATCGCGCGATGCGCATGATCGGTCCCAATGGCGCCGCCGGGCTCTACCGACGGGCGCTCTTCGAAGACGTGGGAGTTCTCGACGAGACCCTCGTGGCGTACTACGAAGACACCGATATCGCGCTGCGCGCCCAGCTGCGCGGATGGGCCTGCGTCTACGCGCCTGACGCCGTATGCTATCACGTGGGCAGCGTCACCAACGCCGCGCTCGACGCGCCGACCCTCGATCGTCACAGCGCCGCCATCGCCATCGATGACGCGCGGGCCCCGCAGCCCGCCAAGACCAGTCCGCGGGTCATGTATTACGCGGCGCGCAACTATCCCATCATGCTGATGAAGTTCGTGCCGCTCTCGATGCTGCTCGCCGACTGCTGGGCCATTGCAGGCTTTGAGCTGAACATGCTCGCGTTCGCGATTCGCAACCGGCTGTTCAGGAGCTTTGTGCGGGGGCGGCTTGCGCTGCTGCCGGCGCTCCCCGACGCGCTGCGCAAGCGATTCACGCTCGCCGCGTCACGCCGCATCTCGGCGCGTGAGGTGCGCGCGCTCTTCCGACGCCCGTCTGCCCGAGAGCTCTTCGGCATCGTGCTGCGGCGTCTGCGTGGCGGCGAGAGGCCCGTGGGGTAGGAATGGACGCGGGCCTTCAGGAAGACCCGGGCGTGGAGATGCACAAGGTTCTCGTGACCGGCGGTGCCGGCTTCATCGGTAGCGCTTTCGTTCGCTATCATCGCGCACACCACCCCCAGACGCGCCTGGTGGTGCTCGACGCCCTCACCTATGCCGGTCGTCGTGACAACATCGATGAGAGCGATGCCGGTGTGGAGTTCGTTCATGGCGATGTTCGTGACGCTTCCCTCGTGGAGCGCCTGCTCGAGGACGTCGATGCCGTGGTGCACTTCGCCGCCGAGTCGCATGTCGATCGCTCGCTCATCGACGCCGAGGGATTCATCTCGACGAACGTGTACGGCACGCATGTCATGCTCGAGAGCGTTCGAAAGCGTCCGGTGAAGCGCTTCCTCCACGTCTCCACCGATGAGGTGTACGGTTCGGTGACCGAGGGCGACTCACGCGAAGGCGATGCCCTGAACCCCACCAGCCCCTACTCGGCCAGCAAGGCTGCCTCCGATCTCATGGTGCTGGCGCACGCCGCCACCCACGGCACGCCCGTGCTGATCACGCGCTCTTCG is a window encoding:
- a CDS encoding glycosyltransferase family 2 protein; the protein is MISVVIPTWNAREIIHLPLASLRRQTHDDFEIIVVDDASTDGTGDHVREHWPEVRLVRLDVNKGFPGAVNAGIFAARGHAIALLNNDAEADEGWLSAMAAALESSPRVGMVACRIRVYHHRHLLDSAGIFVTSFGSCGNLGAFTPDGPPYDRAMRMIGPNGAAGLYRRALFEDVGVLDETLVAYYEDTDIALRAQLRGWACVYAPDAVCYHVGSVTNAALDAPTLDRHSAAIAIDDARAPQPAKTSPRVMYYAARNYPIMLMKFVPLSMLLADCWAIAGFELNMLAFAIRNRLFRSFVRGRLALLPALPDALRKRFTLAASRRISAREVRALFRRPSARELFGIVLRRLRGGERPVG
- a CDS encoding 2OG-Fe(II) oxygenase — encoded protein: MDPLNPAIDWTRVGTEFRSARPFHHVVIDDFFAPETARALADEYPAFDAPVWWRYDNPLENKRACNDWNRFPPTTYRALAWLNSDVFVARMSAVCGAPLFADIGLNGGGWHCHGRGGKLNVHLDYSLHPKLALERRLNLIVYLSPGWDAAWGGGLGLWEDDGGRPGRLGRRVDCLFNRAVLFDTTQNSWHGLPEPIECPEGRTRNSLAVYYLCEPRPDASERGKALYAPYGDQVDDPRVLELIRLRADVATAHRVWVSDTSLETGVSAP
- the rfbB gene encoding dTDP-glucose 4,6-dehydratase, which gives rise to MHKVLVTGGAGFIGSAFVRYHRAHHPQTRLVVLDALTYAGRRDNIDESDAGVEFVHGDVRDASLVERLLEDVDAVVHFAAESHVDRSLIDAEGFISTNVYGTHVMLESVRKRPVKRFLHVSTDEVYGSVTEGDSREGDALNPTSPYSASKAASDLMVLAHAATHGTPVLITRSSNNFGPRQYPEKLIPLFITNALQNIPLPLYGDGRNVRDWLHVDDNCAGIDAVLRRGAVGEVYNLGAGNGRTNIEITQAILAALDRPASLIRPVADRLGHDRRYSVDITKARALGWAPRQSFDASLAATVAWYRDNEPWWRSVKERQAEFRAYYERQYGERLASSPPMAP